Genomic window (Sulfurovum sp. NBC37-1):
ACAAATGTGGTAACAAAATTGAGGTACAAGAGGTTGGTATTGGAACATTGAGCTGCTGTGGCGAAGATATGGTGTGTATTACTGAGAACTTAACAGCGGTAAATCTTATGAAGGCTTTTGCAGGTGAATCACAGGCACGAAATAAGTATGAATTTTTTGCTGATGTGGCTTATGCGGAAGGACTACATAGAATCGCACGACATTTTCAAGAGGCTGCAGACAATGAGAAATACCATGCGATGGCTGAGTTTAAGGCTTACAATAAACTGGTAAATGACATAGAGTTAGATACGACCAAAAAGAACCTTGTCTATGCAGCGGATGGTGAACGTTATGAGCATGAAGAGATGTATCCTAACTTTGAAGCCATTGCAAAAGAAGAGGGACTTAAAGATATTGCCAGACTCTTTAGAGCCATCGGTAAAGTTGAAGTGGAACATGAGAGAGAGTATTTGGCACTAAAAGAGGCACTTGAAGCAGAAGGTTTCTTTGACAGTGAAAACAATGAAGAGTATATCTGTGAAGTGTGTGGACACGTACATAGAGGTAAAAAAGCACCAAAAGCTTGTCCACTATGTAAGGCAGGGCAAGAGTACTTTAAAAAAGCATCTAAAGATATAACTGTAGGATAAATGATATATTTTAAAAGGAAAGTATAATGAAAAAGATAGATTTGACAACGGCAAATGGAAGAAAAGTAGATAACAACCAAAATTCGTTAACAGCAGGTTCTCGCGGACCGGTGTTGATGCAAGATGTGTATCTTCAGGAAAAATTAGCACACTTTGACAGAGAAGAGATTCCTGAGAGAATCGTTCATGCCAAAGGTGCAGGTGCTCATGGTACTTTTACTGTAACAAAGGATATCACTGCTTATACTAAAGCTGATATCTTTTCTGAAGTAGGTAAACAGACAAGAACTTTTACAAGATTTTCAACAGTTGGGGGTGAACGCGGTTCGGCAGATACGGCTAGAGACCCCAGAGGTTTTGCCACGAAGTTTTATACCGCTGAGGGAAACTGGGATTTAGTAGGAAATAACACACCAGTCTTTTTCATACGAGACCCTTTAAAGTTTCCTGACTTTATCCATACACAAAAAAGAATGCCTGACAGCAACTTGAAATCAGATAATATGATGTGGGATTTCTGGTCAAAATCACCAGAGTCTTTGCATCAGATCACGACCCTCTTTTCTAATCGTGGAACACCGGATGGTTATCGTCATATGAATGGATACAGTTCGCATACTTATAGTTTCATCAATGCAAACAATGAACGATTCTGGGTGAAGTTTCATCTCAAAACGATGCAAGGCATAAAAAATCTTTCAGCAGACGAAGCGACAAAATTAGCAGGAACAAATCCTGACTATGCGACAGAAGACCTTTTTGTCTCAATTAAAAATGGTGAGTTCCCATCATGGAAAGTACATGTACAAATCATGCCTGAAGTTGAAGCTGAAAACTATGCTATAAATCCATTTGATGTGACCAAAGTCTGGCTGCATGCTGATTATCCGCTGATAGAGGTAGGTATTTTGGAGCTTAACAAAAACCCAAAAAACTATTTTAACGAAGTAGAACAAGCAGCCTTTTCACCGTCTAATAAAGTACCGGGTATCGGGCTTTCACCTGATAAGATGCTTCAGGGAAGATTGTTCTCATATCCAGATACACAAAGATACAGATTGGGTGTAAATTATAATGCCTTACCTATCAATAAACCGGATGTAGAAGTCAATAATGGCTTTAGAAATGGTGCCATGCG
Coding sequences:
- a CDS encoding ferritin family protein: MRQYEMYKCNKCGNKIEVQEVGIGTLSCCGEDMVCITENLTAVNLMKAFAGESQARNKYEFFADVAYAEGLHRIARHFQEAADNEKYHAMAEFKAYNKLVNDIELDTTKKNLVYAADGERYEHEEMYPNFEAIAKEEGLKDIARLFRAIGKVEVEHEREYLALKEALEAEGFFDSENNEEYICEVCGHVHRGKKAPKACPLCKAGQEYFKKASKDITVG
- a CDS encoding catalase — encoded protein: MKKIDLTTANGRKVDNNQNSLTAGSRGPVLMQDVYLQEKLAHFDREEIPERIVHAKGAGAHGTFTVTKDITAYTKADIFSEVGKQTRTFTRFSTVGGERGSADTARDPRGFATKFYTAEGNWDLVGNNTPVFFIRDPLKFPDFIHTQKRMPDSNLKSDNMMWDFWSKSPESLHQITTLFSNRGTPDGYRHMNGYSSHTYSFINANNERFWVKFHLKTMQGIKNLSADEATKLAGTNPDYATEDLFVSIKNGEFPSWKVHVQIMPEVEAENYAINPFDVTKVWLHADYPLIEVGILELNKNPKNYFNEVEQAAFSPSNKVPGIGLSPDKMLQGRLFSYPDTQRYRLGVNYNALPINKPDVEVNNGFRNGAMRFDDNGGDSLNYEPSHYTVPTESPELSEPPLKINGDADRYAYDSDENSDFVQAGNLYRLLSKSEQNDLVTNIVGSLSNATSEIQALQISHFKKADLGYGGTIEKQLRRNK